In one Elusimicrobiales bacterium genomic region, the following are encoded:
- a CDS encoding complex I subunit 5 family protein, which translates to MTISYFSFVSIPALAALACPFVAKLKPRYADMISGSALLAGLITAVSYIWEFHQPVMAALPPADLTFNLEVFRSDIFSLLMIIAIYLVAAAVAFFSIFHRRQDSRAGIWQGLLLMSAAAMSGIVSARDFFTLYVFVEVAAVAAYALIAFDDTAEGIEGALKYFFMSAPASAFILLGVALLMLYTGGVSFAHLSRAASASAANETAVVVILGVMACGFMVKAGLVPFHGWTPDAYQSAPAPVSALLSGIVTKAAGVYALVRIAMALKSMPGNVAAAAACNGLMFFGGLSIVVGALGALRQRDFKRMLAFSSISQVGYIVLAAGAGTPLAMAGAIFHLFNHTTFKASLFLNSAAIEKQTGTTDMKSLSGLETRMPWTALTSSIAMLSTAGIPPLSGFWSKAIIIFALWKAGFHGYAVIATLASVLTLAYFIVMQSRVFFGKTPEHLLQVREAEFGMLVPVIVFSAIIVALGLYFPILFTGMAWPAARTVL; encoded by the coding sequence GTGACCATCTCCTATTTCAGCTTCGTGTCCATTCCCGCGCTGGCGGCGCTGGCCTGCCCGTTCGTCGCCAAACTCAAGCCCAGGTATGCCGACATGATTTCCGGCTCCGCGCTGCTGGCGGGGCTTATAACGGCGGTGTCCTACATCTGGGAGTTCCACCAGCCGGTCATGGCGGCTCTTCCGCCGGCGGATTTGACTTTCAATCTGGAAGTGTTCAGGAGCGACATTTTCTCGCTGCTGATGATTATCGCGATTTACCTGGTGGCGGCGGCGGTCGCCTTCTTCTCCATTTTCCACCGCAGGCAGGACAGCCGAGCCGGCATCTGGCAGGGGCTGCTGCTGATGTCGGCTGCGGCGATGAGCGGCATAGTCTCCGCGCGGGATTTCTTCACGCTTTATGTTTTCGTTGAGGTGGCGGCCGTGGCCGCTTACGCGCTTATCGCCTTTGACGACACCGCGGAGGGCATAGAGGGCGCGCTGAAATACTTTTTCATGTCCGCGCCGGCGTCGGCCTTCATACTGCTGGGCGTGGCGCTGCTGATGCTCTATACCGGCGGCGTGTCCTTTGCGCATTTGTCGCGGGCGGCGTCTGCCTCCGCCGCCAACGAGACGGCGGTGGTGGTAATCCTTGGCGTGATGGCCTGCGGCTTCATGGTAAAAGCCGGCCTTGTCCCCTTTCACGGCTGGACGCCGGACGCCTATCAGTCCGCGCCCGCGCCGGTGTCGGCACTGCTGTCGGGCATCGTTACGAAAGCGGCGGGCGTGTATGCCCTCGTGCGCATAGCGATGGCGCTGAAATCCATGCCGGGCAACGTCGCCGCCGCTGCGGCCTGCAACGGGCTTATGTTTTTCGGCGGATTGTCCATAGTGGTCGGCGCGCTGGGCGCGCTGCGCCAGCGGGATTTCAAGCGGATGCTGGCGTTTTCCAGCATAAGCCAGGTCGGCTACATTGTGCTTGCCGCAGGCGCGGGAACCCCGCTTGCCATGGCGGGCGCGATATTCCACCTGTTTAACCATACCACCTTCAAGGCTTCGCTGTTTCTCAACAGCGCGGCTATAGAAAAGCAGACCGGCACAACCGACATGAAATCCCTCTCCGGGCTTGAAACCAGAATGCCCTGGACCGCGCTTACCTCTTCCATAGCCATGCTGTCCACTGCGGGGATACCGCCGCTGTCCGGGTTCTGGAGCAAGGCCATAATCATATTCGCGCTGTGGAAAGCCGGGTTCCACGGTTACGCCGTCATCGCAACGTTGGCAAGCGTTCTGACGCTGGCTTATTTCATAGTAATGCAGAGCCGGGTGTTTTTCGGCAAAACGCCGGAGCATTTGTTGCAGGTCCGGGAAGCCGAGTTCGGGATGCTTGTGCCGGTGATTGTTTTCTCGGCGATTATAGTGGCGCTGGGGCTTTATTTCCCGATACTCTTTACCGGCATGGCCTGGCCTGCGGCGCGGACGGTTTTATGA
- a CDS encoding proton-conducting transporter membrane subunit → MTLMLLAIFLPLAAAPLAMSFAGKLRRVGDAVAILVSLVCLVASVLLFGKDMLYTLPWAGFGFDFSMRIYPLASLALCAVNGFALLVSRYSWKFMEDKPARDWYYFSFLITLGFANGAILAENLVLMLFFWEGLLVTLYLFLALARENNECKATAMKALIINGAGDVCLMAGVVITGWLAGTMSMKSVAAAPLAIHGWGMAGFIFMALGAMAKAGALPFHTWIPDAASDAQLPFMAYLPAALEKVLGIYLLAKVCLEFYALNSSLSMRLALMTLGAATILIAVMMALVQSEYKRLLSYHAISQVGYMILGIGTGNPVGVAGGLFHMVNHAVYKCCLFLTGGSVENRAGVTKLDELGGLAKTMPVTAACFVVAAAAISGIPPFNGYFSKELIYKGALDTGYTGFFIAAELGSLLTLASFLKLGHSVYFGKKPEGLNVKEASWHMLGPMLVLAGICVIFGFGAKLPLKFLIEPSLAGTYADASLASLYGFSVPEHLHGFHADKLFFMALGVIALASLNHWFGLRRGGSPQKASEHVHHAPGLGFVYSLAEKRFFDPYDQGMKLTFFLGRGLYVLDRVMDFFTDTLPAALTDFASLLVSRLHGGFFGYYLGWAVAGFVLFALIISYTGALP, encoded by the coding sequence ATGACGCTGATGCTGCTGGCCATTTTCCTGCCGCTGGCCGCCGCGCCTCTGGCGATGTCTTTTGCCGGCAAGCTGCGCCGGGTGGGCGACGCGGTGGCCATACTGGTCAGCCTCGTCTGCCTTGTCGCGTCGGTGCTGCTGTTCGGCAAGGACATGCTCTACACCCTGCCGTGGGCCGGCTTCGGCTTTGATTTCTCCATGCGGATTTATCCGCTGGCCTCGCTGGCTTTGTGCGCGGTCAACGGTTTTGCGCTTCTGGTCTCGCGGTATTCCTGGAAGTTCATGGAAGACAAGCCGGCGAGGGACTGGTATTACTTCTCTTTCCTTATCACGCTGGGTTTCGCCAACGGCGCAATTCTGGCGGAAAATCTGGTGCTGATGCTGTTTTTCTGGGAAGGGCTGCTGGTTACGCTGTATCTGTTCCTGGCGCTGGCGCGGGAAAACAACGAATGCAAGGCCACCGCCATGAAGGCGCTGATTATCAACGGCGCGGGCGATGTGTGCCTGATGGCCGGCGTCGTCATAACCGGCTGGCTGGCCGGGACAATGAGCATGAAATCCGTCGCCGCCGCGCCGCTTGCCATACACGGCTGGGGGATGGCCGGGTTCATATTCATGGCGCTGGGCGCGATGGCCAAGGCCGGCGCGCTGCCCTTCCACACCTGGATACCGGACGCTGCTTCGGACGCGCAACTCCCCTTCATGGCCTATCTGCCCGCCGCGCTTGAGAAGGTGCTGGGAATTTATCTGCTGGCAAAGGTCTGCCTGGAATTTTACGCGCTGAACTCTTCGCTGTCCATGCGTCTGGCGCTTATGACGCTGGGCGCGGCCACCATACTCATCGCGGTGATGATGGCGCTGGTGCAATCCGAATACAAGCGGCTGCTTTCCTACCACGCCATCAGCCAGGTGGGCTACATGATACTGGGCATCGGCACCGGCAATCCGGTCGGAGTGGCGGGCGGGCTTTTCCACATGGTCAACCACGCGGTGTACAAATGCTGCTTGTTCCTTACCGGCGGCTCCGTGGAAAACCGCGCGGGAGTTACAAAGCTGGACGAGCTGGGCGGCCTCGCCAAAACGATGCCGGTTACGGCGGCTTGCTTTGTGGTGGCGGCGGCGGCCATCTCCGGCATACCGCCTTTCAACGGCTATTTCTCCAAGGAACTCATATACAAGGGCGCGCTGGACACGGGATATACCGGTTTCTTCATAGCGGCGGAACTCGGCTCTTTGCTGACGCTGGCGTCCTTCCTCAAGCTGGGCCACAGCGTCTATTTCGGCAAAAAGCCTGAAGGCTTGAACGTCAAGGAAGCGTCATGGCATATGCTTGGGCCGATGCTGGTTCTGGCCGGCATATGCGTGATCTTCGGTTTCGGCGCGAAACTGCCGCTCAAGTTTTTGATAGAGCCTTCCCTTGCCGGCACCTATGCCGACGCTTCGCTTGCAAGCCTCTACGGCTTTTCAGTGCCGGAGCATTTGCACGGCTTTCATGCGGACAAACTGTTCTTTATGGCGCTGGGCGTGATTGCTCTGGCCTCGCTGAACCACTGGTTCGGCCTCAGGCGCGGCGGTTCCCCCCAGAAGGCGAGCGAGCATGTTCACCACGCCCCGGGGCTGGGCTTTGTCTACAGCTTGGCTGAAAAGCGGTTTTTTGACCCCTACGACCAAGGCATGAAGCTGACTTTCTTCCTGGGCCGCGGCCTGTATGTGCTGGACCGCGTCATGGATTTTTTCACCGACACGCTGCCCGCCGCGCTTACGGATTTCGCCTCACTGCTTGTCAGCCGGCTGCATGGCGGGTTTTTCGGCTATTATCTGGGCTGGGCGGTGGCGGGTTTTGTGCTGTTCGCGCTGATAATTTCCTATACCGGAGCGCTGCCGTGA
- a CDS encoding NADH-quinone oxidoreductase subunit L has product MTSSFWIAAVVAVPVFGAVLVPVAARIAPKREKLLSLLLGVITVLAACRLLVAASHGESISYSITFPMGFGLTLYSDYLAAFAAVVSSSISAVIIYYSNGYITESRGHAEYYSMVTLFLGSMMGLVFSQNLIWMFVFWEITAVCSWRLVGYYRGEKELLKANKTFLVTVFGALCMLLGIAAIYAYNGTVDLGHLRGQMLPDFAVLMLMLGIFSKSATLPFSTWLPDAGVAPSPVTALLHAAVLVKIGVYAFARIFCATSPMDPVWSMCILYVAGASTIISAGAALVETDIKRIIAYSTISQIGFIFLGFAVMNDVGIGGAALYILMHGVAKAGLFLCAGIIEHKAHTKDITKMGGLFKTMPVTAVAFGLCAFSVMGIPPFGGFFCKLMVLRGAAAFGHPEILMMFVFGAVLTIIYLLRLFYAVFMGTQRPAENRGHEAAPQMLASVTALGVASLLLGIFIYYPAHYAQTMCLEMGFGSSIRAAASVLPGVSR; this is encoded by the coding sequence ATGACATCTTCGTTCTGGATTGCGGCTGTGGTTGCGGTTCCGGTGTTCGGCGCGGTGCTTGTTCCCGTGGCGGCCCGGATTGCCCCCAAACGCGAAAAGTTGCTTTCGCTGCTGCTGGGCGTCATCACTGTCCTGGCCGCGTGCAGGCTGCTGGTCGCCGCCTCGCACGGGGAGAGCATCTCCTATAGTATTACGTTTCCGATGGGCTTCGGGCTGACGCTGTATTCGGATTATCTGGCGGCATTCGCGGCGGTGGTGTCCTCTTCCATAAGCGCGGTTATCATCTACTACTCCAACGGCTATATCACCGAGTCGCGCGGCCATGCGGAATACTACTCCATGGTTACGCTGTTCCTGGGTTCCATGATGGGGCTGGTGTTCTCGCAGAACCTTATATGGATGTTTGTTTTCTGGGAGATAACCGCCGTATGCAGCTGGCGGCTGGTTGGGTATTACCGGGGCGAAAAAGAACTGCTCAAGGCGAACAAGACTTTCCTGGTCACGGTTTTCGGCGCGCTGTGCATGCTGCTGGGCATAGCGGCCATATACGCCTATAACGGCACGGTGGACCTGGGCCACCTGAGGGGCCAGATGCTGCCGGATTTCGCGGTGCTGATGCTGATGCTGGGCATTTTCTCAAAATCCGCGACTTTGCCGTTTTCCACCTGGCTGCCGGACGCCGGCGTGGCTCCCTCTCCCGTAACCGCGCTGCTGCATGCGGCGGTGCTGGTCAAAATCGGCGTGTATGCGTTCGCCCGGATTTTCTGCGCCACCTCGCCGATGGACCCGGTGTGGAGCATGTGCATACTCTATGTCGCGGGCGCCAGCACCATAATATCCGCCGGCGCCGCGCTGGTGGAAACCGATATAAAGCGCATCATCGCCTATTCCACCATCAGCCAGATAGGGTTTATTTTCCTGGGCTTTGCGGTGATGAACGATGTGGGCATAGGCGGCGCGGCCCTCTACATTCTGATGCACGGCGTGGCCAAGGCCGGGCTGTTCCTGTGTGCCGGAATAATAGAGCACAAGGCCCACACCAAGGACATCACCAAGATGGGCGGCCTGTTCAAAACCATGCCGGTTACGGCGGTGGCGTTCGGGCTGTGCGCTTTTTCGGTGATGGGCATACCGCCTTTCGGCGGGTTCTTCTGCAAACTCATGGTGCTGCGCGGGGCGGCGGCATTCGGCCATCCCGAAATACTGATGATGTTCGTCTTCGGTGCGGTGCTGACCATAATTTACCTGCTGCGCCTTTTCTACGCCGTGTTCATGGGAACGCAGCGCCCCGCCGAAAACCGCGGCCACGAGGCCGCGCCCCAGATGCTTGCCAGCGTAACGGCGCTGGGCGTGGCGTCGCTGCTGCTGGGCATATTCATCTATTATCCCGCGCATTACGCGCAGACCATGTGCCTTGAAATGGGTTTCGGCTCCAGCATACGGGCAGCGGCGTCCGTGCTGCCGGGGGTGTCGAGATGA
- a CDS encoding PAS domain S-box protein: MGSSGKGKKRGTGPAAVAGPAAKQPPSWLESVDYFKFLDTSTTVGVGIIDLEGRFVYVNKRWAELLGYSEEEMLARTALSITHPGDIPETSAKHKELFSGRLKNYRLEKRLLRKDGGVVWANLFVSVLCGSDGRPVGVMGLFSDITDMKTAKLRIQESERKYRAIYESSADAVMLLMPGNKFAGGNAATIKMFGCRDENEFTGQTPSSLSPEYQPDGQLSAVKARNTMELALREGSHFFEWTHKTIDGRIFPATVLLTRVEIGGKTLLQATVRDITEQKRAEATIREYGQRLAVTLHSIADAVVSADPDGHIIMMNAVAGKLTGWAEKEAAGRHIGEVFRIIDEKSLKECDSPFNTVLRSGQAITAANHAVLVGRDGHGTAISYSCAPILNLENGIMGAVLVFRDVTEERRRQDINEKFRVMTEITSDWLWETDAGGFFLYSSPKAQNILGYEPGELPGKNLFGLMPSGEAERFRALVERHILCQREPLILLETILLHKDGHAVHVETSTVPIIAENGGPRGYRGIMRDITERRKKDEIMRMLEVDKRTMEAATKAKSAFLANMSHELRTPLNIIIASSSALATNMFGALGEKQAEYVNYIHTSGKHLLSLINDILDLTKIESGKMLLQPASFNIWNSIGATVDLLKEQMACSGIHFEQHLSLSRNAEITADERKIRQIIINLLSNAIKFTPRGGTVALEARMASSDELDGMRAVRLPDEPLPAVNSARYLLVSVRDTGIGIAREDMGRLFKPFAQVEANAARNYEGSGLGLVMVKKLVELHNGRLFAESEKGKGSVFSFALPADTPAPG; encoded by the coding sequence ATGGGCAGTTCCGGGAAAGGAAAAAAAAGAGGGACAGGCCCGGCGGCGGTGGCCGGCCCTGCCGCGAAACAGCCGCCCTCCTGGCTGGAATCCGTGGATTACTTCAAGTTTCTGGACACTTCCACCACTGTCGGAGTCGGCATTATTGATTTGGAGGGGCGGTTTGTCTATGTAAACAAACGCTGGGCCGAGCTGCTCGGCTACAGCGAGGAGGAAATGCTCGCCCGGACCGCGTTAAGCATCACCCATCCCGGCGATATCCCAGAAACTTCAGCCAAGCATAAAGAACTGTTTTCCGGCAGGCTAAAAAATTACAGGTTAGAGAAACGTTTGTTGCGCAAGGACGGCGGCGTCGTATGGGCCAATCTTTTTGTCTCCGTGCTTTGCGGCAGCGACGGCAGGCCGGTTGGCGTTATGGGATTATTTTCCGATATAACCGACATGAAGACGGCAAAGCTCCGGATTCAGGAAAGCGAAAGGAAATACCGCGCGATATACGAAAGCTCCGCCGACGCGGTGATGCTGCTGATGCCGGGCAATAAATTCGCGGGCGGCAATGCGGCGACCATAAAGATGTTCGGCTGCCGCGACGAAAACGAATTCACCGGGCAGACCCCGTCCTCGCTGTCCCCGGAATACCAGCCCGACGGGCAGCTTTCCGCGGTCAAAGCGCGGAACACGATGGAACTGGCGCTGCGCGAAGGCTCGCATTTCTTTGAGTGGACGCACAAAACTATTGACGGGCGGATATTCCCGGCCACCGTGCTTCTGACGCGCGTGGAAATAGGCGGCAAAACGCTGCTTCAGGCCACGGTGCGCGATATAACGGAGCAGAAAAGGGCCGAGGCCACCATAAGGGAATACGGGCAGCGGCTGGCTGTTACGCTGCATTCCATAGCCGATGCGGTGGTGTCTGCGGACCCGGACGGGCATATCATCATGATGAATGCTGTTGCCGGGAAGCTCACCGGCTGGGCGGAAAAGGAGGCGGCGGGCCGCCATATCGGCGAGGTTTTCCGCATAATAGACGAAAAAAGCCTCAAGGAATGCGACAGCCCTTTCAACACCGTGCTGCGCAGCGGACAGGCCATAACCGCCGCCAACCATGCCGTGCTTGTAGGGCGCGACGGCCACGGGACAGCCATATCCTACAGCTGCGCCCCGATTTTGAATCTTGAAAACGGAATAATGGGCGCGGTGCTGGTGTTCCGCGATGTTACGGAGGAGCGCCGGCGGCAGGATATAAACGAAAAATTCCGGGTGATGACCGAGATAACCAGCGACTGGCTCTGGGAAACCGATGCCGGCGGCTTTTTCCTCTATTCCAGCCCCAAGGCGCAGAATATCCTGGGGTACGAGCCGGGCGAGCTGCCGGGAAAGAATCTGTTCGGCCTGATGCCTTCCGGCGAGGCGGAACGTTTCAGGGCGCTGGTGGAACGGCATATCCTGTGCCAGAGGGAGCCGCTCATTCTGCTGGAAACAATCCTTCTTCACAAAGACGGACACGCGGTGCATGTGGAAACCAGCACCGTCCCCATTATCGCCGAAAACGGCGGGCCGCGCGGCTATCGCGGCATTATGCGCGACATCACCGAACGCAGAAAAAAAGACGAAATAATGCGTATGCTGGAAGTGGACAAGCGCACCATGGAGGCCGCCACAAAGGCCAAGTCGGCTTTTCTGGCCAACATGAGCCACGAGCTGCGCACGCCGCTCAACATCATCATAGCCAGCAGCAGCGCGCTGGCAACGAATATGTTCGGCGCCCTCGGGGAAAAACAGGCGGAGTACGTGAATTATATCCACACGAGCGGCAAGCATCTGCTGAGCCTGATAAACGACATTCTTGACCTGACTAAAATTGAATCCGGCAAAATGCTTCTGCAGCCGGCCTCATTCAATATATGGAATTCAATAGGCGCGACGGTTGACCTGCTAAAAGAGCAGATGGCCTGCTCCGGGATACATTTCGAGCAGCATTTATCGCTGTCCCGCAACGCCGAAATAACGGCTGACGAGCGCAAAATCCGGCAGATAATCATAAACCTGCTGTCCAACGCGATAAAATTCACGCCGCGCGGGGGCACTGTCGCGCTTGAGGCGCGCATGGCGTCTTCCGACGAGCTGGACGGAATGCGGGCCGTACGCTTGCCGGACGAGCCTCTGCCCGCCGTCAATTCCGCCCGGTATCTGCTCGTCAGCGTCAGGGACACCGGCATTGGAATCGCCCGGGAGGATATGGGCAGGCTGTTCAAGCCGTTTGCCCAGGTGGAGGCCAACGCGGCGCGCAACTATGAGGGGAGCGGCCTCGGCCTTGTGATGGTTAAAAAGCTGGTGGAGCTGCACAACGGCAGGCTTTTCGCGGAAAGCGAAAAAGGGAAAGGCAGCGTGTTTTCCTTCGCCCTGCCGGCGGATACGCCAGCGCCCGGTTAG
- a CDS encoding type ISP restriction/modification enzyme, with translation MGQLFKAYLSEIAAAHETGSATEHTYRPALKNLLEAFSAGTTAINEPKRISCGAPDYIVVRGEIPLGFIEAKDIGVSLEETENSEQLKRYRDSLANLVLTDYLEFRWYIGGEMRLCARVANIQSGKLRADAAGIERLKELLDRFFSENIPVISTPGELAGRMAALARLIRDIISRTLAEEGERGSLHDQLDAFRKILMHDLTAAQFADMYAQTICYGLFAARCNGAEPHFDRKNATHDLPKTNPFLRRMFGHIAGPELDERIVWAVDSLAELLNRADIAAVLKDFGRATLQQDPVVHFYETFLAAYDPQMRESRGVYYTPEPVVSYIVRSVDEILKSDFKLPKGLADSSRISGKGKENSGMHRVQILDPAAGTGTFLHQVAAHIHETMSGNKGLWAGYVSEDLLPRLYGFELLMAPYAVAHMKLGLLLSGTGYDFKSEERLRVYLTNTLEEAHEHTGLPLFTQWLAEEANSASSIKKDAPIMVVLGNPPYSGHSANTGEWIKRLLNGFDTLTKRDTENYFMADGKPLGERNPKWLNDDYVKFIRFAQWRIEQTGYGVLAFVTNHGYLDNPTFRGMRQSLMKTFDDIYILDLHGNSKKKEKAADGGKDENVFDIQQGVAIGIFVKRAGKHDKDAQVRHAGLSGLREGKYEILSETDCVSTKWKTLKPQSPHYLFIPQDNRLKAEYEQGWKINEIMPVNSVGIVTARDALTIHLDRAEAWHVVNDFANLPPETAREKYGLGDDARDWKVALAQADLKAPPLSEDKLVPILYRPFDVRHTYYTGNSRGFHCMPRGEVMRHMLAGKNLAIIARRQMIGELMSYFYASNSLISDGVIRSDNKGGESLFPLYLYQTADTADLFEQADSGERRPNLSPEFIKEFAERLKLSFIQDGKGDLKTTFGPEDIFHYGYTVFYSPEYRRRYAQFLKMDFPRLPLTTDIKLFRKLCAIGEELVSLHLMENLPAPKARYPETGDNLVENVRYTEPSGKTPGRVYINAKQYFENVPPQVWNYQIGGYQVCNKWLKDRKSRKLSYDDLTRYMSITAALSQTITLQSEIDQSINAWPMG, from the coding sequence ATGGGCCAGCTTTTCAAAGCCTACTTGTCCGAAATTGCCGCAGCACATGAAACCGGCAGCGCGACCGAGCATACTTACCGCCCCGCGCTGAAAAATCTGCTTGAGGCTTTTTCCGCCGGAACAACCGCCATAAACGAGCCGAAACGGATAAGTTGCGGCGCGCCGGATTATATAGTCGTCCGGGGCGAAATCCCCCTCGGATTTATTGAAGCCAAAGATATCGGTGTTTCGCTTGAAGAGACTGAAAACAGCGAGCAACTCAAACGCTACCGCGACAGTCTTGCCAATCTCGTTCTCACCGATTATCTGGAATTCCGCTGGTACATCGGCGGGGAAATGCGCCTTTGCGCGCGCGTCGCCAATATCCAGAGCGGCAAACTGCGCGCGGACGCAGCCGGCATTGAACGGCTTAAAGAGCTGCTGGACCGGTTTTTCAGCGAGAATATCCCCGTCATATCCACGCCCGGAGAGCTTGCCGGCCGCATGGCGGCTTTGGCGCGGCTTATCCGCGACATTATCAGCCGGACCTTGGCGGAGGAGGGCGAGCGCGGCTCGCTGCATGACCAGTTGGACGCCTTCCGCAAAATTCTGATGCACGACCTGACGGCGGCGCAGTTTGCCGACATGTACGCCCAAACCATCTGCTACGGCCTGTTCGCCGCGCGGTGCAACGGCGCGGAGCCGCATTTTGACAGAAAAAATGCGACTCATGATCTACCCAAAACCAACCCGTTTCTGCGCCGGATGTTCGGCCATATCGCCGGGCCGGAGTTGGACGAGCGCATAGTCTGGGCGGTTGACAGCCTTGCCGAACTGCTCAACCGCGCCGACATTGCCGCCGTCCTAAAAGATTTTGGCCGCGCCACATTACAGCAGGACCCCGTTGTTCACTTCTATGAGACCTTTCTCGCCGCTTACGACCCGCAAATGCGCGAATCGCGCGGCGTTTATTACACGCCGGAGCCGGTGGTCTCCTATATCGTGCGCAGCGTTGACGAGATTCTGAAAAGCGATTTCAAATTGCCCAAAGGCCTGGCGGATTCATCCCGAATAAGCGGCAAGGGCAAAGAAAATTCCGGTATGCACCGTGTTCAGATTCTGGACCCCGCCGCCGGAACCGGCACATTTCTGCATCAGGTTGCGGCGCATATCCATGAAACCATGTCCGGCAACAAAGGCTTGTGGGCCGGGTATGTCAGCGAAGACCTTTTGCCGCGTTTGTACGGGTTTGAACTGCTGATGGCGCCCTACGCTGTCGCGCACATGAAGCTCGGGCTTTTGCTGAGCGGGACCGGCTACGATTTCAAAAGCGAGGAACGGCTGCGCGTTTATCTCACCAACACATTGGAAGAGGCGCATGAGCATACCGGCCTGCCGCTGTTCACGCAGTGGCTGGCGGAAGAAGCCAACAGCGCAAGCTCCATCAAAAAGGATGCGCCGATAATGGTGGTGCTTGGCAACCCGCCGTATTCGGGCCATTCCGCGAATACGGGCGAGTGGATTAAGAGACTGCTGAACGGCTTTGACACGCTGACAAAGCGGGACACCGAAAATTACTTTATGGCCGACGGCAAACCGCTGGGCGAGCGAAACCCGAAATGGCTAAACGACGATTACGTAAAATTCATCCGCTTCGCCCAATGGCGGATAGAGCAGACCGGCTATGGCGTGCTGGCTTTTGTTACCAATCACGGCTATCTGGATAACCCGACGTTTCGCGGAATGCGCCAAAGCCTGATGAAAACTTTTGACGATATTTATATCCTTGACCTGCACGGCAACAGCAAGAAAAAAGAGAAAGCCGCCGACGGCGGCAAGGACGAGAATGTTTTTGATATTCAGCAGGGCGTGGCAATCGGCATTTTCGTAAAGCGCGCCGGAAAACATGACAAAGACGCGCAGGTGCGCCATGCAGGGCTTTCCGGCCTGCGCGAAGGCAAATACGAAATCCTGTCGGAGACGGATTGCGTCTCCACCAAATGGAAAACTCTTAAACCGCAATCGCCGCATTATCTTTTCATCCCGCAGGACAACAGGCTCAAAGCCGAGTACGAGCAAGGCTGGAAAATCAACGAGATAATGCCGGTAAACAGCGTCGGGATTGTTACCGCGCGCGACGCGCTCACCATTCATTTAGACCGCGCGGAAGCATGGCACGTCGTCAACGATTTCGCCAATCTGCCGCCTGAAACCGCCCGCGAAAAATACGGGCTTGGCGATGACGCGCGGGACTGGAAAGTGGCGCTTGCGCAAGCGGATTTGAAAGCGCCCCCTCTCTCCGAGGATAAGCTGGTTCCGATACTCTATCGCCCATTTGATGTGCGGCATACCTATTACACCGGCAATTCGCGCGGCTTCCATTGCATGCCGCGCGGCGAAGTAATGCGCCATATGCTGGCGGGGAAAAATTTGGCTATCATTGCACGGCGTCAAATGATTGGGGAACTGATGTCGTATTTTTACGCAAGCAATTCCTTAATATCAGACGGTGTTATCAGGTCAGACAACAAAGGCGGCGAATCATTGTTTCCCCTCTATCTTTACCAGACGGCTGATACCGCCGATTTGTTTGAGCAGGCGGACTCCGGCGAACGCCGCCCCAACCTGTCTCCCGAATTTATCAAAGAATTTGCAGAACGGCTGAAACTTTCGTTTATTCAGGACGGCAAGGGCGATTTGAAAACCACATTCGGACCGGAGGATATTTTCCATTACGGCTATACGGTGTTCTATTCCCCCGAATACCGCCGCCGTTACGCCCAATTCCTGAAAATGGATTTCCCCCGCCTGCCGCTCACAACCGACATAAAATTATTCAGAAAGTTATGCGCTATCGGAGAGGAACTTGTCAGTCTGCACCTCATGGAAAATTTGCCGGCCCCGAAGGCCCGCTACCCCGAAACCGGCGACAATCTGGTTGAGAATGTCCGCTACACCGAGCCGTCCGGCAAAACGCCGGGCCGAGTGTATATCAACGCGAAACAGTATTTTGAAAATGTCCCTCCGCAAGTCTGGAACTACCAAATCGGCGGCTATCAGGTCTGCAACAAATGGCTGAAAGACCGCAAATCCCGCAAACTCTCCTACGACGACCTGACCCGCTACATGTCCATAACCGCCGCCCTTTCCCAAACCATAACCCTACAATCCGAAATAGACCAATCCATCAACGCTTGGCCGATGGGATAA